The Aspergillus flavus chromosome 2, complete sequence region AAGAAGTAGGTGCTTGACCGCCTAGCGGTCCACTTTGATAAAGCTGGCAGATCAGAACGGTGACAGCCACCCTTCATTTGGAGATGTCTAATGGAGTTATAGCACGCAAGCTCTAATTCATGCCACATGGGTGAGAAATTCTTCGGCACAACATCAAGACGCCAAGGACGCAGGAACGGAGGTAGGcatggaaaaggaaatgggcAGCTGTGTCCTTTTGCGACCGGAAGACCAAAAAGGGACAGGACTGATTTTGGAGTGATTTAAAATCCTTGTAATGTTTATCTACATTTGCAGtcttctctcctttcatGGTAGTTTATCACTATTGGTAGAGAGTTATGAGACTACTATGACTCTATTCTAACATCCTGTATCGGTTTCCTTGTTTAGCAAAATTAGCCGGCTTACTGGCGGGAACCTGTACGTTTCTATTAAAATGAGTAGTTGCAGCGTATAGTTTATGGCGCTAATCCGTTCAGAGTTTCCTGTTTTGCTACTTCCAATGTTGAATGTGATTGTATCCAAATACAATGTAACGCCCGAGCACTCGATTGTGCTATATGGAGGAGAAATCTGGCTAATATATCAATGTCCcacattcttctccaccccGTCACTTTATTGTGGGGTTCCAAACCTGCGCTTCTCAGGCACTTTCAAGGACAAACAGCTCCGAGGTTGGGTACTGTGGTGGGTAGCAAGGGGCAACGGCGAGGGGTCGGACATTGACCTAAGGGCCTTGATTAGAAGGTTGAATACATCTTAGATGCGAGACACTCACAGTCTTTggctcttctccattgaGCCACCAGCCTTTTGATCCGTCTACCTCTACGAAGCTACCACAGGTGAGCAAGAAAGAACGGTGTAGGATTCCTTGCTGACTTACACCCAAGCGTGCTGGGCTTCAGACTTTGTCACGTTCCAAACCGCCGAAGATGCTCCAGCAACCAAAGTCTCATCTTGAATACCCAGGGCATCGCCTCCTTCCAAGGAAATAGAGAACCCGTTTTCGTCTGCAGAGCTAAACTCAAACTAGAATGGTGTAAGCATGTCAGGTAATACTATCGGCATGGGATGCTGTCTCACaggcttctccttctcgggCCGCGCTACAATGCTACCATCCTCCTGAGACACGGTAAGATATTCTCCGCTCTCTTTGGATTTGATGTAATAGCGTCCTGACTCAAGATATTCGGAAGACATTGCGACAGGATAATAGTGTGGCAAATGCGTTCAATAGTAAAAGACTAATGGTATGCGATCACTTAAGTCCCCGAGATTAGAGGATGATCGAGCTCTATTTATAGTTCACCAAGCCCCCAAGCCCTCCGGCATATTCTTACAGATTCCCGTGGAATGACCAAGAAAGTCCAAAACCTGTCAGCTGTCTGGTAGCACTATACCTCTTTCTCAGAGATCTCCTGCCATCCCGGACTACCGGGTGGATGTGTTGGAAACGAAACAAACGACCTGATTGGCCCAGGATGCAGATCTCGCGTAGAGAAGTGGAGAGCCTGAGGTTAGCTAAAACTATACGTAGTAATCGTGAGGTTGGCTgtgaaataataatagcaaaGCTCGAGTCCTTTGCCGTGATAGATGTCATATAAATGTCATCTAGCTGTCCAAGCTGGCTGAATTGTGGGGCAAGCGAGTATTCATTTCAGGTTTTCCTGTGTAGCAAGTTCTCAGTCCTTCGGTACTTTAACCCCACTCCACAGATCTTTTCAACCCAGGCTAATTTAAGGTACCTGTATACGCATGTCTAAGTTTGTCGAGGCTTACTTTTGAACGTCATTAGGTCCCAGAAGCAGTTATTGTAGGTTGCGCATGTTATGATCACGTGATGATATGTCACTATCTCTATTAGTACTTTGGGCTCTCCTTTCTGGTGTTCTTATTCTTTAATGGTCCTACAGCAATGTTGAGCTGTGGCGAATATTTCTTCATCTTAGTCTCAAATTTGAATTAGTTAATGTCGTTCAGGCCAATGGCACTGGTCACCATCAGGGTGGCTATTCACCCCAGGGGTAAGTGCACCTGGCAATCCACTGAATTGCTAATAACTAGCAACGCAGGAAAACCAATCAAAAGCCTTTCACAGAAGGTCCGCATCGATCCGCATAAATCAACCGAGGAACTTTACGATGTTCTTGCTCAAATGTCGGGGTTATCTATCTTTCGCCTGAGGATCACCAAAAAGAGCGATGGCATCTTGGTTGCGAGGTCTAAGGAGACTACCATTGAAGAAGCCGGAGTCAAGGACATGGATGTAATTACCGTTAAGGACCTTGGTATTTTCACACCACCACACCTTAGGCGTGATCCAGACTGATACCCCTATCTTTGCCCATCCAGGTCCTCAGATCTCATGGCGAGCCGTGTTCATCACCGAATACCTCGGTCCAGTCTTCATCCCAGgactcttcctttttcaactACGTCCATATCTGTACTCCAACCACGGCACCATCCCCAAGCCGAGCAGTTTTCAGCTCCTTCTCTGTGCGCTGTTGATAATCCACTTCGTAAAACGTGAGTATGAGTCTATCTTCGTCCACCGATTCAGTAAAGTCACAATGCCCGCGCGCAAGATTGTCCTAAACAGTGCCTACTACTGCGTGATGAGCTGCAACATGGCCTACTGGGCCTTTCGGCCTGACACGACACCAAGCAATCCTGTACTATGTTGTGCAGGCCTTGTCCTCTTTGCCTTTGGGGAACTGGCGAACTTGAACACCCACTTTGTGCTCCGCGATCTCCGTCGTCCCGGGACTCCTGAACGTGGCGTGCCATACGGATTTGGATTCGGTGTTGTGACCTGCCCTAACTATTTATTCGAGATTATTGCCTGGATAGGCATTTGGTTTGTTAGTGGACTCAGTTTGAgcattcttatttttatcaTTATCGGAAGTGTGCAAATGGCGATATGGGCTAGGAAGAAGGAGCACCGCTACCGGAAGGAATTTGGGGATAAGTACAAGGTTAAGAGGTTTGTCATGCTTCCCGGTATTTATTAAGCCAGGCCGACATTATTCGCACCGCGTCTGGATGGCACTCCGGTGGACTGTACGAGGCTCATCCTACAGTCTTAGCAGGACtgacaaaggaaaaacatGTCTATCATAGAGAGTGATATCTCTACTTGAATCTCGAGAAATGGAGCAGATCCTACGGACCTGCATACCCCTACAGAAACTTTATTCACGATATTTTAACTCAAACCTATGAGAACCCTATTCTCGTTCTCAAGCGTCATGCTAATCCTCTCCGTCCATTCTCGTGTATCATAATTAGAGACCGTTGAAAATGTCTGAAATATTCGAGCCACAATGTACGTGAGCACAATCATGGCATAATGCTCTGCATCGGTGTCAATAAGCGACCCAATACTGGGAAAGAACTCTTACGACCAGGACAGGCTCGAGGCCCCTTGTTAAACGGGATAAAACCAATCATGTCACCACTTAGATGTTCCCACCGTTCCGGATAGAATTCGTCTGGATTCTCGCCAAAGTCTTTCCCGAGGCGATGCCTAGCCCAGGTGGAAAAGACCACGATTTCACCCTTCCGAATAAGAACTGGGGAGTTGCCGTTAGTCCCACCACCGGTTGGCAGCGTGGAATTCTTATTGGCTACCCTGGCGTTGAAAACAACTGCAGGGAAGAGTCTCATCGCTTCACGAGGTGTTATGTTAGCTTATGCTAACGGAAAATATTACCGCAATGTTTCTCACCTTCCTGGAGTACCCAACGGACGTAGTGTAGAGATCCGAGTTGGCCCCACGTCGGAGGTTCCAACCCAACAGTGTCAAGAATGCTTGCTGTTAGCTTCTTTACAACTCGCTCATCCTGAGAaaggcagaagaaaagacccGAGAGGGTGGTGCTCATGCTGTCATTTGCGAGCAGGATACTCAGCGCCTGGTCTGCCAACAGAGacacctcttcctccgcgtTGGTGGGCTGAGCTCCTTCGGCTTTCTCGCTCATGCTACTGCATCCTGTGAGTTGCCGAGATACATGAGCTATCACATATCTCCGTGCCCTCTTACAGCAATGCAGAAACCGTCGCTTAGGGTAAAGATAACGCAGCGGGCCACGAAAACCATCCTGCacaatcttctccttgacaaAAAGCAGATCCTCTAGAAactgcttcttttctctggATTGACAAAAGCTAAGTGCATCAACCGACTCCCCTAGCGAGAATAAGGTCTGCATATCCAAAGCCAGAGCAAAAGCACAAGCTTGAACGTCGAACGCCTGCCCATTGGGCGGGACATGTTGAAGAAAAGCCTGAAAATGACGCTCGCATTGGTTCAAATCAACAATCTTGCGGAGGTTTGAAAGCCGACTGCGCAACTGGTCTCggcttttcttccatccTGGACCGTCGAGGGTGAAAATGCCATCTGGAGTGATAGGTTGAAATAAGGGCTTTCGTAGGGGGGAACTGTCGAAATCGGCAAATGCGGTAGATAAGAGATGTTTGATGTTTTCTGCACTGCAGGTAAATATGAGCCGATAACCGAGGACATTGGAAGCATAAGTCTCTCCGTATCTCTTGAACAGGGCATTGGTGTAGGGAAGGGAGGTTCGACGCCTGAAATGAAACCCTAATTTAATAGCCTTGGCGATACCGAGAAAGTCGTATCGAAGGCAACCGCCTTCATTGTGAAGCCTTTCGCAGCCATGGAGTCGTTCCAGCTCTCGCTGCTTTAAATTCCAGAGCAATCTTCGCACTAATAGGCTCAAAATAATGCCAACAAGAATCACTGTGAGGGGATGAGCGAGAAAAGCTTGTCGCGGGGTTTCAATTGGTTGAACCATTTTGCCCCGAGGTGATATGCTGGGTATTCTATCGCTGTTAAGACACTGTGCCCTAGTGATTTACGCACATCGGAACTCAGTTGATCAAGGAAGTCCTTGTTGTGATCCTCTGCGAACCCTGTGGGTCTTGCAGGAAGATCTCTACCTCGGGGAAAAAGAGATGTATCCATGGATATACGCAAGGGGTATATTGCGGTCTGCAACTGCATCACATTTTcgtactttttcttttagtgcaaaaaaaaaaaaaattaaaaaataaaaaacgGAGCTTTGCCAAGTCAGTGGCAGGAAACGCGGAAAGATTTGTGCAGCGATAAGTCTGTCCTACGAGAAAAGATAACTGCAGAAGCAAACCAAGTTCAATAGGTTGCTCTTTGAATATGTCTGAAATGAAAATCCATACCTGACATATATTGACAAAGCTTTCGTTGTGACTTTCACAGATCTCTGTCCAGAAGTTGAATGACAGGCTTCCAAAAGTCATTCAACACTCAACACCATTAGACAAGATGACGACCGGACATCGACAATTCGACGATGGCCTGTCTGAGAGAGAGCGGTTAATTCACGAAGCAGGGCTAACTCTACAACGTTCTATGGACTATGCTTATAATGTGGTACGGTCTGATGGGCATTGGTGTGGGGAGATGAGCTCAAATGTCACCATCACAGCCGAATATATCTTTCTCCGACAGGCTCTGGGACTGGACCTGAAAACTGATGGTGCGGCCTATTGTCGCCACATACTCTCCCAGCAAAATAGTGACGGCTCCTGGGGTCTAGCACCTGAGTATCCAGGTGATGTCTCGACAACCACAGAAGCATATCTCGCGCTGAAAATGTTAGGGCTGAGTACAGATGCCCCAGCCATGCAACAAGCCAAAGCATTCGTTCTCAATGCGGGTGGTGTTGCCAAGGTTCGCGTCTTCACTCGCATTTTCCTGGCAACCTTTGGCTTGTTTCCATGGAAGGCCGTACCCCAGCTCCCTGTAGAGCTGATTCTGCTGCCTTCTGCATGTCCAATCAACATCTACAAGTTCGCTTCTTGGGCCCGTGGAACCATTGCCCCTCTTTTGATAATCTGTCATCATCAACCGGTCTACGCGCTCCCTAACGGAGTATTTGCGGAGAACGAATATCTAGACGAGTTATGGCAAGATCCCACTAACAAAAGCGAGCCCTACAGTCCATCCATCTGGGAGCTGCTGTCCCAGGGCGACATCACTGGATTGACATTCAGTCTGCTGGACAAACTGCTATATCAACTGAATGGTCTTCGCTCAATCCCTCTACTCAGGTCATACGCACTGAAACAATGCATGAAATGGATCCTGGAGCGCCAAGAACCGACCGGCGACTGGGCCGGAATCTTCCCCCCCATGCATGCAAGTGTGTATGCCTTCGTGCTGGAGGGGTACAAACTGGAAGACCCCCCTGTGAGACTTGGCATTGAAGCACTCGAGAACTTTGCATGGGAAGATGCAAAAGGCAAAAGGGTTCAACCTTGCGTTTCGCCCGTATGGGATACGACCCTGATGTCCATTGCGCTCTCCGACGCCGCGACCCCAAATCACCAGATTGTCGATCGCGCTATTCAATGGATCCGAGACCGCCAGTTACTCGAACCCCGCGGTGATTGGCGTGTATACCGACCTCGACTTGCGCCCGGGGGGTTCAGCTTCGAGTACACGAACAGCCACTATCCCGATATAGACGACTCGGCAGCGATCATCCTTGCGCAAGTGAAGCATGACCCTATATCGGCCAATTCTAGCTCCGTGATCGCAGCAGCTACGTGGATCTTGGGCATGCAGAACCCGGACGGAGGGTGGGCTGCCTTTGATGTGGAGAATGACAAGTTATTCCTCAACAAGATCCCGTTCAGTGACATGGATAGTCTATGTGATACGTCTTGCGCTGACATCACCGGGCGCATCCTGGAAGCTTTCGGACTGCTGATTCGCCGAGTCCCTGATAAGGACTCCAGCCAATTATTCCAACTTCTCCCTGCAATACGTGCAGCGTGCAGGCGAGGTATCCGATACCTTGCCTCGACACAGGAAGCCAACGGAGCCTGGTTCGGGCGATGGGGGTGCAACTACATCTATGGGACTAGTCATGCACTGTGTGGTCTGGCGTACTTTTTGCAAGAAGATCAACAGGTGCCCGCCATGGTCCAGCCGGCGTTGCAATGGCTGAAATCGCAGCAAAATGATGACGGCGGATGGGGTGAGTCCTTGCTGTCATACCAGAGTCCGGAGAGAAAGGAGCAAAGATCGACCGCGTCACAAACTGCATGGGCGCTCATGGGATTACTGGCTCATCTTCCCCACACCGACATCGTTATTGAACGCGGCATACGGTGGCTGGTTTCCTCTCAAAGACCGGTGGAAACCCTTGGGTCTACATGGCCTGAACCAGTATACACGGGCACGGGATTCCCAAATCATTTTTATTTGGGCTACGACTACTATCGCCACTACTTTCCAATGATGGCACTCGGGCGGTATTTACGCGGGGTTCAAGGCTAGATAGAGCTGGAGATGGCCGTGTGAGACATACCAAGTAGCAAACATGCATATATGAGGTATTACTTTTGTCGTAAAAAGCAATTACTGGAATGCATGTCCCACCTTCTTGGATACCGCTCTTTCATACCTTACGGTATATGGATTGATGTACTCTCACTGTAGAAGTAAGGGGCGCCCCTAGTAATGGCCCACAACATGCCTGTCTCTTTGAAGAGAGACACCAACTACGTGACGATTACTCAGACAGCCAGAGTTACAACAGGCGGTATTTGAAGAATACTCACCCCTCCCTAGAGAATACTAGTAATCAGTCCCCTACGCAGGTTGCAGCAATGGGTCTCCTCTCTACCTTTGGCCGCCCACGGCCAGTTACTGTACCCACCGACCGAGTCGTCCCTCTACGATACTGGGATGATTTACATTACCTACGCAGTCTTTGCCATGACTTTACCTTCCGCTTTGACGACGTCCTTGATGCGTCGAAACTCGAGGCAGCACTGGACAGGCTGATGGAGATCGGTGACTGGGGCCAACTGGGGGCTCGCCTGCGACTGAATGTATGGACCTTCGTGAATCAAAAGCTACCCACAATACTAATGTAACAACATATTATATAGGATAATGGAAAGCTCGAATATCACATACCCGCCGAGTATGACAAGAGCACCCGTCCCGCTTTTGGCTTTACCACCGCCGAGTATGGCATCAGTATCAATGAACACCCGTTAGGCGCACGTCTGCCAACAACAGGCCAGGACCAATCTGTTTTGTCGCCATCTTGCGCTGAGTTTGCCCCATTGGTCCGCCATGAAGATAGTCCCCGAGAGTTGGCCGACTGGATCTATTCCGATCGCCCGCAACTGCATGTCCATGTTGCTGTCTTCGAAGATGCAACTCTTTTGACGGTCAGCTACCTTCACACCTTGTTCGACGCCGTCGCGCGGACCAATTTCTTCAAGGCATGGATTGCTGTTCTTGAAGGccgggaagaagaggtgcCACCTTTTGTGCCTTTTGACCAGGACCCCTTATGCCAATTGGGCAAGGAAGTCGCTCGGGAGAACTACACCCACTTTGGGCGACTCGTTGCCGGGTTGAGTCTCGTGCTCTTCGGACTCAGGTATCTATTCGAACTCCTCTGGTTccgaaaggaagaggaacacCCTATCCGGGTTCCGGGACACTGCGTGGAACGGATGAGGGAAACCGCCCAACAGGAACTGGCCGCTGCCACTCCGGAGGGAGCGGAAGTGCCTTTTCTGAGTGAGCCTGATGTCGTCTCTGCGTGGTGGGTGAAGACAATGGTTACAGCCCTGAACCCTGCGCCGAGCCGAACCGTCATGGTGATGAGTCCCTTCAACGTATGGGGTCTGTTTAAGGAATCTTTCCCTGCCGGCGCTAAGGGTTTCATTGGCAATGCATTCTTCAATTCCTACACAGTGCACAAGGCGGGTGAAGTCCTTGAGGATAACAACTTGGCCCACTTGGCGTGCAAGAACCGGCAGGCACTCGTGGAACACAGAACCAAGGAGCAGGTCCAAGCGATGACTGCCATTCAGCGACAATCATTCATGCAATTCCCACCCCTCGTTGGCGATTCAAACCTTCTCTTCATGACACACACCAACCAACACAAAGCCAGGTACTTCGAGACTGACTTCTcagctgctgttgttgcgaCCGGTGTGCCTCTCACCGAGAGACCTCATGCTCTGGGTAGACCGTCTTATATTAACGACATTGAACATTGTCGCTTGTACCCGACTCGCAATGTTTGTAGGGTGATCGGCAAGGATGCTGCTGGTGACTGGTGGCTTTTGTTTAAGACTCGCTCTGAGGCATGGCCTTCGATTCACAGGCAGTTGGCGACTTTGCTCGGCATCGACCCAGCGGAGGCAAGGGACGTCCCTAATGCAGTGGACCAGGTAGCCATTACCCACAACGGAAGCTCGCCGGCAAAGATGTACTCCGAGGCTAGGGGAATGCTTCTGCAAATCCGTCTTCTCTGGAGGCTCTTAGTATAAGTAGCCTGTCCTTTTTACCTTATATTTCTTGGCCCTTTTAAATTGAACAATCTGGGCAGCGAACCCCCCGAGAAAGCCTTTTGGGTCTTACATTGGTATTCACTGAAAATGGATGTTGTATTCTTGTAGCCACTGTGGGGATGTCAGTAGATGCTGTTGAATATCAGGGTTTCGGGTTAGCTAATAGAATTTGTGGCGTTATGATCCATCATATTAGTCTTTTGTAGAGACACATAGCCAGATTAAGTAGTATGATTCCAAATTTGTCCAAAAGGTGTGATCTATCGATCGACTAACGTGTAAGCCCTCCCAAATACCTGGCATCAGGACAGGAACTGGGAATGTTATGACCCACGTGACCATGGCATGTCCGTCTTTGCAAACCATTCATTCCACACAATGGATAGTTTGACAACGCGCTTTGATGCGCTTCAAACAGACACGGGATGTCCGACGAGGAAATCCTGCTGGGTGAAATCCCGCCCATTGCCAGTACACCTTGCGCAGCCGATATCATTGAGTGTCAGATTCGCACGGAGCCCAGCACTGCGAACCTTTTCTCAGTCTACCGATATGCAAACGCGCCATGGCTCTGCGTATTCCTGATATCAGTAATCTGTTCAGTGGTCGCCGGGGCTGCGATGCCTTTGGTAACGATTGTTTTCGGGGCACTGGCACGCGAATTCATCAATGGAGAGGAAAATACGCCGGATGATGTTCGAGACAGGGTTAAGCATCTCACGCTGCTACTGCTGTATATCGGTATGGACTTTGTAACCAATTCGATGGTCATGTCATCTGACCCATTGCAGCCATTGGGTCATTCATCGCCACCATGGTCAGCACATTGGGGCTCAATGTAGTTGGCGAACATATTACACGTCGACTCCAACGGAGATATCTATGCTCCGTGCTGCAGCAGAACATGGCGTACTTTGACGTAGTCGGCACAGGGGAGCTCACGTCACGAATAGACAAGGACATGAAATTGATCCAAACAGGTATTTCCCAGAAACTGGGCAACATCATCTCCGGGGTATCCGGTTTTATTGTTGCCATCATATGCGCATTTATCCAAAACCCACGATTCGCATCGATCATGATATCGCAGCCTGTTGCCATGATCCTTCTGGTGGGATTAATGGGATTCTGGCTAAGCGTTACGCAGCAAAGGGGCTTGCCCCATTCTGTAAAACTCGAGAATTTAGCCCAGGAAGTTCTGAATGCAATGAGGAGTGTTATTGCTTACCGAAGTCAAGAGAGATATGCGAGGAAGTATCACGATACGTTGCTGCAGCCGGCTGCCTTAGACTTTCGGGAGAGGTTGATCTTCGGAGTGATCGTTGCAGGCTCCTTTACGATCTTGCATTGGGCTAACGGACTGGGGGTGCGTATGGTTCCACTATTTTCAACCCTT contains the following coding sequences:
- a CDS encoding steroid alpha reductase family protein (unnamed protein product), producing the protein MALVTIRVAIHPRGKPIKSLSQKVRIDPHKSTEELYDVLAQMSGLSIFRLRITKKSDGILVARSKETTIEEAGVKDMDVITVKDLGPQISWRAVFITEYLGPVFIPGLFLFQLRPYLYSNHGTIPKPSSFQLLLCALLIIHFVKREYESIFVHRFSKVTMPARKIVLNSAYYCVMSCNMAYWAFRPDTTPSNPVLCCAGLVLFAFGELANLNTHFVLRDLRRPGTPERGVPYGFGFGVVTCPNYLFEIIAWIGIWFVSGLSLSILIFIIIGSVQMAIWARKKEHRYRKEFGDKYKVKRFVMLPGIY
- a CDS encoding putative cytochrome P450 oxidoreductase/alkane hydroxylase; translation: MVQPIETPRQAFLAHPLTVILVGIILSLLVRRLLWNLKQRELERLHGCERLHNEGGCLRYDFLGIAKAIKLGFHFRRRTSLPYTNALFKRYGETYASNVLGYRLIFTCSAENIKHLLSTAFADFDSSPLRKPLFQPITPDGIFTLDGPGWKKSRDQLRSRLSNLRKIVDLNQCERHFQAFLQHVPPNGQAFDVQACAFALALDMQTLFSLGESVDALSFCQSREKKQFLEDLLFVKEKIVQDGFRGPLRYLYPKRRFLHCCKRARRYVIAHVSRQLTGCSSMSEKAEGAQPTNAEEEVSLLADQALSILLANDSMSTTLSGLFFCLSQDERVVKKLTASILDTVGLEPPTWGQLGSLHYVRWVLQEAMRLFPAVVFNARVANKNSTLPTGGGTNGNSPVLIRKGEIVVFSTWARHRLGKDFGENPDEFYPERWEHLSGDMIGFIPFNKGPRACPGQHYAMIVLTYIVARIFQTFSTVSNYDTREWTERISMTLENENRVLIGLS
- a CDS encoding terpenoid cyclases/protein prenyltransferase alpha-alpha toroid, with the translated sequence MTTGHRQFDDGLSERERLIHEAGLTLQRSMDYAYNVVRSDGHWCGEMSSNVTITAEYIFLRQALGLDLKTDGAAYCRHILSQQNSDGSWGLAPEYPGDVSTTTEAYLALKMLGLSTDAPAMQQAKAFVLNAGGVAKVRVFTRIFLATFGLFPWKAVPQLPVELILLPSACPINIYKFASWARGTIAPLLIICHHQPVYALPNGVFAENEYLDELWQDPTNKSEPYSPSIWELLSQGDITGLTFSLLDKLLYQLNGLRSIPLLRSYALKQCMKWILERQEPTGDWAGIFPPMHASVYAFVLEGYKLEDPPVRLGIEALENFAWEDAKGKRVQPCVSPVWDTTLMSIALSDAATPNHQIVDRAIQWIRDRQLLEPRGDWRVYRPRLAPGGFSFEYTNSHYPDIDDSAAIILAQVKHDPISANSSSVIAAATWILGMQNPDGGWAAFDVENDKLFLNKIPFSDMDSLCDTSCADITGRILEAFGLLIRRVPDKDSSQLFQLLPAIRAACRRGIRYLASTQEANGAWFGRWGCNYIYGTSHALCGLAYFLQEDQQVPAMVQPALQWLKSQQNDDGGWGESLLSYQSPERKEQRSTASQTAWALMGLLAHLPHTDIVIERGIRLCHDFTFRFDDVLDASKLEAALDRLMEIGDWGQLGARLRLNDNGKLEYHIPAEYDKSTRPAFGFTTAEYGISINEHPLGARLPTTGQDQSVLSPSCAEFAPLVRHEDSPRELADWIYSDRPQLHVHVAVFEDATLLTVSYLHTLFDAVARTNFFKAWIAVLEGREEEVPPFVPFDQDPLCQLGKEVARENYTHFGRLVAGLSLVLFGLRYLFELLWFRKEEEHPIRVPGHCVERMRETAQQELAAATPEGAEVPFLSEPDVVSAWWVKTMVTALNPAPSRTVMVMSPFNVWGLFKESFPAGAKGFIGNAFFNSYTVHKAGEVLEDNNLAHLACKNRQALVEHRTKEQVQAMTAIQRQSFMQFPPLVGDSNLLFMTHTNQHKARYFETDFSAAVVATGVPLTERPHALGRPSYINDIEHCRLYPTRNVCRVIGKDAAGDWWLLFKTRSEAWPSIHRQLATLLGIDPAEARDVPNAVDQVAITHNGSSPAKMYSEARGMLLQIRLLWRLLV